A single Roseofilum reptotaenium CS-1145 DNA region contains:
- a CDS encoding glutathione S-transferase family protein has product MGLGLLVDGQWVSRREQSDQKGNFIRPQTTFRNEVTADGSSGFKAEAGRYHLYISWACPWAHRTAILRKLKGLESAISLSVVDPEIDQNGWEFSEAPGCIPDTVNQADYLWQLYLKADPNYSGRVTVPVLWDKKTHTIVNNESREIIRILDTEFERFAERQVSFYPEELRDIINSTMDTIYQPINNGVYRAGFATTQEAYEQGLTDLFEALDHWDQVLEQHPYLCGDRITQADWCFFTTLLRFDVVYYGHFKCNLHHITDYENLWDYLKELYQVPGVAETCNFDHIKRHYYRSHTDINPTKIVPKGPILDFEAPYDRNVLMH; this is encoded by the coding sequence ATGGGCTTAGGATTATTAGTCGATGGTCAATGGGTTTCACGACGGGAACAATCGGATCAAAAAGGAAACTTTATCCGTCCCCAAACCACATTTAGAAATGAAGTTACTGCCGATGGCTCTAGTGGGTTTAAAGCAGAAGCTGGGCGCTATCATTTATATATTTCTTGGGCTTGTCCTTGGGCCCATCGCACAGCTATTCTTAGAAAGCTAAAAGGATTGGAATCTGCAATTAGCTTATCAGTCGTCGATCCAGAAATCGATCAAAATGGTTGGGAGTTTTCTGAAGCTCCAGGTTGTATTCCCGATACGGTGAATCAGGCTGACTACCTCTGGCAACTCTATTTAAAGGCCGATCCAAATTATAGCGGTCGGGTGACCGTTCCCGTTTTGTGGGATAAGAAAACCCATACTATTGTCAATAATGAATCTCGCGAAATCATCCGCATATTGGATACGGAGTTTGAACGATTTGCGGAACGTCAGGTTTCATTTTATCCAGAAGAGTTACGGGATATTATTAACAGTACGATGGATACTATTTATCAGCCGATTAATAATGGAGTCTATCGCGCTGGCTTTGCGACGACGCAAGAGGCTTATGAACAAGGGTTAACAGACTTGTTTGAGGCTTTAGATCATTGGGATCAAGTGTTAGAACAACACCCTTATTTGTGTGGCGATCGCATCACTCAAGCGGATTGGTGTTTCTTTACCACGTTATTACGCTTTGATGTGGTCTATTATGGTCATTTTAAGTGCAATCTCCACCATATTACAGATTATGAAAATTTATGGGACTATCTGAAAGAACTCTATCAAGTGCCAGGAGTGGCAGAAACTTGTAACTTTGACCATATTAAGCGCCATTATTATCGCAGCCATACGGATATTAATCCGACTAAAATTGTGCCTAAAGGGCCGATTTTGGATTTTGAAGCGCCTTACGATCGCAATGTGTTAATGCATTAG